The DNA region AAggcaagacaaaaaaaaaaagacaaagggTACAATAAATTGTCAAATTTCTTCATGCTACATACGTGTGTGTGCATTAGAAAGACAGATATGAAACCCCAATAGATGGTTACCTAATTTACATATTGGTAACAGGCTTTTCCCCTTCATCCGTAATTCatcagcttcatcttttgttaaTCCTCCTGGAGCATCCTGTATAAGTTTTGGGTAAACAGGAGCAGCTGGCTTCCAGAGCATCACTGGATACTGTGGACGAGTACTATAGTTGTAATTTCTGCCACGGAAAAGATAAACTACACCACCAACCCGATGAATTATTTTCCCCCCTGTTTTCTCCTGTTATAACATACATAGTTTGACTTCAAAGTAAACAAATAATGTTAAGCAACAACCAACTTTCATGCATGGCTCATAATAATCTATTGCTTTTGTCAACATTGTGtgctgtaattgattaaacggaagaggaactaaaaaaaagtaaaagcatCAACAAAATCTATTCTCAATCTAACTATGAATTAAAGACAGTattgaagacaaaaaaaaaatgcctcAACTAGGAAACAGAACCCGCCAGAACAATTCAACTGAATATTGCCTCAACTAATAATATTGTCCCAAAATCAGCATTCAATGCCTTTTGACCACCCAGCTAGAGCATCACTCATCGTATACATTTTAACAACTCAAATGGGAACTACCAAGAGCTCAAAGTAACTTTTGATCCCTTACTCAGTCAAGTACAGCCAAACCTTATTACGTTCATCACtgctaaaaaatgttatatgctATTGGTGAATTTTAAAACACTAGACTACAACTTTAAAATTTGCTGAAAAACAGTTTCAGCTAAAAGTTCTCTAACTAACATATTTTCATTTCCAGGTCATAATCCATGTTGAGCAATATATGCCCAGGAATGATCTTGTGCAATTGTAGATATAAATATGCTCACAGATTAAATGAAAAGAGATTTTGAGGTAAGAAATATGCAACCGCAAACTACACAagattacaaataaattttgaaaaaatgaaaaggggTGCCATACCTCAATATGGTGGCAAACATTATCCATATCTACAGTTGGAACACCTAAACAACGAATTTTACAGACTCGGCGACGCTTCCAATGTGAATGTATCAACTCCAGCATGTTATGCGTTAATCCATCCCTTCCTAGACCATCAGAACTAAACATCATCAAATCTTAACTCATAATAATAAATTCAGGATTTTAAATTGCAAACTGCATCACATGAAGGCGATGCCAGTATCTAAATTGCATTGGCCACAACAACTGCATCATACCATGATTGTGAACCACTTAAAAACTTGATTTAATTCATTATCATCGTAAAGCCtcgcaagaaataaaaaaacacagttCAGATAACACTTAACCAATGATCAAAGCCACTCATCATCAGAGACAAGGTTTTAAAATACGATCCACAAATGCAACTTTGGCTGCAAAATCAgggtcattattttaaaaaacggtCTCAAACCACAATTGCAGTCCCAATGTCAAGGTTTTTTTTACTCACTGCAACTGCATTGCTATTACAATTGTGGTCACATTTTCCCACTGCAATTTAAAACATTGGTCCAGTTTTTTGGAGTCACTGCAACCCCATCACCATTCACAACCGCAATTGCAGTCTCACCAACCACATTTGTACACAACATATCGCAATGGAACCACAATTCAAGACCTTGATcataaacaacaaataaagcaAACACACTCAAAGGAGTTGCATGAGTGAGTGGTTACTGGTTCCTACCACTTGGACTCATCCAACAACTAACTAACTACCTACCCACCCTTGAATCATTTCCATACAGTGTGAAAAAACTATAAagcttaaatacatttttggtCCCTACAATTtagcgtttttttttttccttttcgtacctgcaatttttttttttcgtttagtCCTTCCAAAATtagattgttttgtttttcgtcCTTAAAGTTTTTTGGATAGCGCTTTgaccagtaaaaaaaaaaactttgaacaGTGGAAAAAAGTGCTATCTAAGGCACTTCAAGGATGAAAAACAAACTCACATTTTGCAAGCACTAAAACGGTTTCTTTTGTTAGGggcgaaaatgaaaaaaaaaagtggcagggtaaagaaaatgtatttaagCCTTTGAACTAACCAAGATTAACTACGACTAGGGTTTTCAAAGTACAGGAACTAACACCATTATTGACGGAACCACATTTTGCACAATAAAAGATGATGCGAAAGAACTAACCAAGATTAACCTGGCGATTGTAAGACATCATGGGCTTAACCAGCATATGTATCTCCCACTTCTTCAGAGGCTCTCCGAGAATCTCCTCCCTGCTCTTCCCCTCTAGCGGAAACTGCCCCATGGGAAACGGCCCGGGCATCTCCACGAGCTTCACGCCCTTGGTGCCGGCCGGCGGGGGATTGAACGAGTCGAAGAGCGGAACCTTCTTGCTCTTCTTGCCCTTCAGCGGCGCCTTCCCGGTCCACGGCCGCGGCATCGTGGGAGGCGCGAAGGGAAGGAAAGCCGGCTCGCGGATGGCGATCGGCTTCGCCTTGGGCGTCTCGGAGTAGCTGAACTGGAACTCGAACGGCGCGCCGGGGAGCAGGTACGACACGCCGGACTCCCCGATTACGACGGCGCGGTCCGCGCCGTCGGAGGCGATGACGCCGCCGTCACGGGGAACTGGCCGGTGGTACTTGGAGCGGCGGTGGTGTTTGAGGGCGGGGTTCTGTGGTGGGGGTGGTTGGGGTTTTTTGCGGGGAGGGGGGTATTTGGGGATTGGGATTGGTGGTTGTGGGGTGGCGGAGACGGTGGTGGGGGGTGGCGGCGTTGGTggaatggaggagaagaggTTTCTTCCGGCGGGAAGGGAGGAGGATAATGCTACTATTACCATTTGGAAACTGTTTTGCTGGTGGGGATTAAAGAGTGAAAGGGAGGGAACTCATAACGTCTCTCGTTTCAGCTgcactgatatttttctgtcgtCCACGCATAGTGTAACACATGTCACATGTGCAACGTTATGGGCTTGGTTTTAACAGCAATGGACCATGCTTCAAGGCCCGTGATTTTTTTGGggcataaaataaaacttcttCTAGtcaatataatttcttttttatcggtagaaaacaaaaatatatatcaaaatttataatatcttaTATATCTTATTTAACTACAGTTTTAACTTTATGCTAATCAATCTaatttttctactttttataTTAGAATTATTTAGGCTAGCACAATTACTCAATAAcccttttatttaaattgaatgataaatttgtataaatacttattacttaataatttctataattcgcctaagaaaataatttctataatttaattttattgttgtagAATTTATCTTTctcactttctttttttgtttatctaATGTATACATTTTACTTCTTACATGAAAATTTAATgttgtttaatatttatatgatagtgtaatttttcttacatgaatatataataaatatttttttatgggcgACAACTTTTTCTCTCTAAAGTATGTAACATATTTGCATACTTAAactcaataatatttatttttactctgAAATCctataaatcatataaaataaatgtaaataagttcatatatgaatattttgttgaataatatttatatttggtgttgaaatttttatattaaatattatttttaatttaattagttaatatatttattacataatattattttgacaCCATGTTTAATAACTTAATAGATAGAAACTTTATAGattaatatctatatattaattttatttttttatagaaatatatCACAAcctcaaattattttatcaataataatataaattaaatatttttaaattttttatgatagatGCCACATGtatgttccaaaatatttttcccaaaaaaaaagtgtaataacatcaattagtttttttaataaggaCTTCACTAAGAAgtctttttatgtttatgttaatTACTATAATTGTCAATCAAATCTCAATCTAAATAGAAATGTATAAACACTTTCATTGAGTGGAGGAGTTCTTCAAGGCGACTTTCGTGCGCTTTGATTTCCTCAACTATGGGCAATTCTCTTTTTGCACCAGTAGAGATGAATATGTTTGTCAGCAcgaaatgttttatatttaatgattttaattttttgtttatacatatttaaaaaaagagtaaagtgaaaaataaaatgaaacgaaaattttctatatattgaaattttcttaatgaaatgctaaaattttgaaaacaaataccCACTAAGTATTTTCATAACATGGATCAATTAATgtattagtattttaaaaatgtacttgtaaaagattttttttcttaatcattcAATTCATTAGAGAAAATGAATCTGACTAATTCAGAATTTGATTAGAAGTAAGTAAAGTTATAAAGTTGATTAAGAAATATACTCGTAAAAGTTTTAACATctgttgttttcaaataatacattttattgATGTTATATATCAtgctatataatttaaattaaatatatcatatGGGTATGAGTATAATCTTTGTTTaatgtattaattttaaaaaaaaatgataaaaaatatttattttaatttatatatgtttaggattttcttaaaatttatttgaatgttGTCATTGTTGTGACTTCCATGTGGCAAGTGGGAAGTATAATGTAGTAATATCTATCATAGTGGGTAGTACTCACCGTGCTTATCTTTATatagagaagaacaagataaaTGTAACTATATTTTTCTGTCCACTATATTTTTACAAACCAATTATATCTATTAAGATgatattgtttctatttttaagaaacaagttataatataaaatgtaatattGCTTATTTCTTATGAAAATGAACATAGATAGTATTAGTTTAGagatattttacatttattttatattcaaaatattatattgatgatttattgttgttgtatggCCTCTTACTCTTGTAGATAATTTTGTCTAGTGTTTAAACTCGCTACCATAGTCTAAAAATCTGTTAGTGAACGTTTGTACGGTGTTTAATTTAGTCTcgttttaagtatttttaaaatttaattatatttatttaatgtattttttagctCTCCTATGAAGTTCTTACGATTAACTTGTGGATCCGTCCTAGGGGATAATATATGTCACGggataatttctatttttggattttaaatcaatagttattattttttatttccaatctattttttggattttgccCGTAACTTATAAGTCCAAATTTTGGTTCTTATGTGGTTTTCCAAAAATAAGattagttaatttaaaataatacaaactAAAATGTGATTTTCCAAAATTCAATTAACtatttgtaaatttaattataatttatattttcatacaaCTTAGTTGTTATCTTAatggatatataataaaacagtTAACATTTTAGTTTCGCAAATGACATTTACTTATGAAAATAAAGTAACTAAAGAAATAAGAGAACTCTTGACAACATTAAACCaaccaataaaagcaatataagaaatattattctattcatataaatcataatttattaaaaataataatagtataaattaACTTCATATCTcgataactaaataaaaatgtataaaaattttgaaaataaattcccACTATGAGTATTTAATGGGAATTGTAGATATAGTTGACGGCGCGTGCTCCAGTAGACTagtaaattctttttgtttggtgcaCAAAGAAATCTAACTTGATATTGTAAGTTTGTCtaggttttttaattttttaatattataaattttataatattttaatagacAAAGACAAATTTGTCATTAATGAGATAATAAGATATTATTGTCCTCCGACAACCTTAATGGCTTTTTTGCCCATTAAAATTGAAAGagaattgttaaaaaatatcaacaaacaTTAAACAGATTCTGCCATTAAACCACTATCATCAACTATACCGCagcaacaaaaattaataaatcaatcaCAATACTACAACTTTCTAATCATGCAACCTTGAGGTTTCATAAACAACCTCACCCCCACCAAACATTAACCTCTGACAATAGACATTGCCttcaaattaacaaaaatggAGAATTTAGTTTGTTATAGCAACAATGTTCCTTCTGCCATAGACAAAAAGGGAATAAGTACCAAACACTCTCCAAAACAACTTTCTCACCTAAGACCTTCTTATGACAACCACTATTTTCCAAAATATTCCAATTAATGAAAGGGCAAATGGGTAAAACACATCAacattaataattttcatttaaacaaAAGAAGTGATACAAAAGTCATAATACAtttgtctttaaaatattatttaactacTACAATAGGTTAGACGGAACAAATCTACTTgttgaatattatattataaaatccaACGTCCAGGAAAAATTAGTGCATGAAACACAAATTTCATTCTTTGACCACTGTAGCCTGCATCATAGTTGACTTGTTGAACTTTTTAAGTTTAGGAAATTTAAGCTTTAATACAACTTAGGTGTTAGTCAAAAGTATataataaagaacaaaaaaatgttttaatagttttataaattatttttgaaatttagggtttattttaaaacataagaaCAAAACCAACTATAGATAAGGAATTTGgagaagtatttaaaataatataaatggaaataaggaaaaaaaatcattaaatttatcaaatacaatattatttgcATAACATGGATTATTTAATGTGTTAGTATTTTAGAAATGTACTCGTAAAAGTTTTAACTTTTGTTGTTatcaaataacaaattttattggtggtatatattatactatataatttgaatatttaaattaaacatatcaTATGGAGGTATGAGTATGATCTATGTttcaatgtattatttttttaaatgccaaaaaatatttattttaattgatatatgcttagaattttcttaaaatgatGTGAATGTTGTTAACTACTAGGTAGGTATCAGGGAATCAAACATTTTTACTTAGAAGTAAAAAATGACAAGTGGAGATAGTATATGTCATGGGGTAACTTctattttttgattttaaatcaatagttataattttttgttttattaatctATTTTTGGATTTTGCCCATAATTTCTATGTACaaagttttcttattttaatgttttagccttctaattttttccaaaaacaattaatgttttaaaatttcaaagtttaattaagatttttctcTCTCAAGTGTACCTTTATTTAATATCCACTTCTAGTAATATAAACATCAAAGATCAAGGTATTAAATAAGGATATTTTagtcaaatataaaaatgtttaattttattaaatatttcttaattaatcgTTGTGCAATAAACATTCACATAAAAAGCAATGAGAATATTATTTTGTTCCTAAATATAAGAAACATATGACCACTTCTAAGtgcattaattgttaattttgttatatatccttatttgttgaaaaaattattactgaGATAAGTCATACTCATTGGTGAAAAAAGTTATCCCTTGAAAAATGAATAGTGTCATTAAATAGAACCACCACTTAAACCAATCAATTCAATGGGTATTTTTGGAATGAAATTTAAAGTTATgatatcattaataaaataaccaaCTTAACCATTTTTACTGGTTttgataaattagttatttgtttcttataaataggaacaaaaatagtattatttaacacggtaaataaataaagtccATGAGAAATCTCTACAAAATAAaggtaaaaatatttgattataagaaacatatataaatatttccaatatttttttaccaaccaaacatagtcatTCTTAAGACCCATGATTCCATGAACCATGATTCATGGGTATGAAAATAAATGTGTGGACTGACAAATGGGTATTAGATGTGTGACATAATTGAATTCATGGTCAACAACCACATGGGAGTGATAGTGAAATGAAAGTCTGAGGTTAAGAATCCTAATGCAAGTAATTGGGATGAAGAAAAAACTAGAAACTTAGTCCCAGGCCCGATGGTGGATAAGGTGTTGACTATTCCTTTGAGGATCAATCTTGTGAGTGATGCAGTGATTTGGAAGCACACAACAGATGGGATTTACtctgtgaaatttggatatcaTATAGCTTTGTCTTTAATAaatgatgttgaagcttcttcCTACACTTATAATGAAGCCTTATGGAGAAATATATCGAAGAAACAAGTTACACCAAAGTGTATAAATTTGGTGTGGAAAACATGTAGAAATATACTACCTGTAAGAGAAAATATGATAAGGAAGATGCCACAAATGGACCCAATCTGTCCCTACTATGGAGAAATGGAGGAAACACTGAAGCGTCTCTTCTTACCATGCTTGGAGGCCAAATCTGTTTGGTTCGCTAGTCAGCTGAGTGGGAAGATAACAACTGAATCAAATTTGCAATTTATTGCATGGCTAAATGGTTGTTTATCTACAAATGATATGTCTTTTTTTGGAGAAATTATTTGGCCTGTTGTGGTCTATATGGCAAAGGAGAAgtgaatggtttttttttttttgaaaaatggacCCTTTTGGAGATTGTTCTTAACAGATCATTTTGGGTCATTTTCCcagaaaaaaatttcacactTGGGCTTACCCTACCGACTAGACATGGCAATGGGGCGGGGCGGGGACGGGTATTGTTTCCCCAATCCCCGACCCCGACTCCCCGACCTGTCCCCATACCCGTACCCGATACCCGACGAGTTTAAAAATTTCATCCCATCCCCGTACCCATCGGGTATCCCCGACCCCGACCCGTACCCGactccaattaaatttttttaaaaaaatattaaaaatttgattttaaaaaaataaattgattgttaaacatttattttcaactacttatatatcactaaatttattataacataTGTGACTACAAAATTCGTTAAgaaatgaatattaaattatgtaaaaattctaaaataaaattaactactaataaataaaataaagactaaCACATTTGTCTAGCATgattccataatttttttaaggtaaataaaatgcgtcaaatataaaacaacataattcaaatgttcattagTTCAAATTAcaccaaattagaaataaatagaaaatgaaaacaatgtccatcatcaaaataaccaccAACTTCACCAAAGATGTCATCAACATTTCTTCTTCAGCGCTCAACCTGATATTTATATAATCAAACATCATATTTTAGATGTTTCAAATCTTAAAATCACACATCACATTAGTAAATAAGTATAGTTATTACTTTACCGATCAACAATAATGTCTACTAATCTTGCAAACATTGAGTAATGTTATTGACCAAAGATCcacctatattttaaaaaatttgaaaaattagatatgtataatgatattaaaaaaaaattagaacaactAAAAGTGAATATACCTTCATCATCGGATTCAATCTCATCAGTAAAAGTTGATTCTTCAATTGATCTAGaacctataaataataattataaaataataaataacaagttataagttttaaaaatataagcaatTCATAAAGTATCACATAAGCATTCAGAATTTTACCTGCATTCTCTGAATTCCATAACCAACTTTTAGAACACATCAAAGCTTCTAAAGTAGTATAATGAAGTCGGCTACGATGAGGAGTTAATATCTAACCTCCAATACTAAATGCCGATTCATAAGCTACAATGGAGATCGGAATAGCTAACACATCCCTTGCAATTGCTTGTAGTGTTGGATACTTTAACTCATTCAATTTCCACCACATTAAGATATCAAAATCTGAACTTCTTGGTAAAACTTCCTCCTCTAAGTAATGATCTAACTCCGTTTTCATAGTTGAGGTTCTTGcccttttctttcttataaTGTATCTATCATAATCACACAATTTATTCTTTCCATCACTAACCACATCTTGTGATTCAAAAGAACTAGTAGAATCTTGATGCTTTTTGGCTTGATATTCTAAAACCAAATCATAACACAAGTTTCGGATCCTATTAActtgtgaaaaaaaatcaatgggaTAAATTGATTCAAAGTAAAACTCAAGCAACTCCATTTTGTATCTTGGATCTAAAACAATAGCAACTCTCATGATCACATGAATAACACTCCAATAAGAATCAAATTTTTGTAACAT from Glycine soja cultivar W05 chromosome 8, ASM419377v2, whole genome shotgun sequence includes:
- the LOC114423135 gene encoding CRS2-associated factor 2, chloroplastic; its protein translation is MVIVALSSSLPAGRNLFSSIPPTPPPPTTVSATPQPPIPIPKYPPPRKKPQPPPPQNPALKHHRRSKYHRPVPRDGGVIASDGADRAVVIGESGVSYLLPGAPFEFQFSYSETPKAKPIAIREPAFLPFAPPTMPRPWTGKAPLKGKKSKKVPLFDSFNPPPAGTKGVKLVEMPGPFPMGQFPLEGKSREEILGEPLKKWEIHMLVKPMMSYNRQVNLGRDGLTHNMLELIHSHWKRRRVCKIRCLGVPTVDMDNVCHHIEEKTGGKIIHRVGGVVYLFRGRNYNYSTRPQYPVMLWKPAAPVYPKLIQDAPGGLTKDEADELRMKGKSLLPICKLAKNGVYTSLVKDVRDAFEGSILVKINCKGLDPSDYKKIGAKLKDLVPCVLLSFDDEQILMWRGKDWKSRYPQPLPVFTPSKANIVGNLENSGETDDNQYKHDGNMVNTSPKMLSLWKRAIQSSKALLLDEFNLGPDALLEKVEEFDTVSQALEHSHPAFSLSSKENDAEGSSANFENSYSSDGIHTEEDYAKFEDSYSSDALQTEEEEEEDEDEDEDYYDDEDDDLYAVDTSAQPGSLPVDMIVKKLKQRPLE
- the LOC114424175 gene encoding uncharacterized protein LOC114424175; its protein translation is MVDKVLTIPLRINLVSDAVIWKHTTDGIYSVKFGYHIALSLINDVEASSYTYNEALWRNISKKQVTPKCINLVWKTCRNILPVRENMIRKMPQMDPICPYYGEMEETLKRLFLPCLEAKSVWFASQLSGKITTESNLQFIAWLNGCLSTNDMSFFGEIIWPVVVYMAKEK